From one Candidatus Chromulinivorax destructor genomic stretch:
- the gspE gene encoding type II secretion system ATPase GspE: protein MIHDMWKILEDMGLLAHQNKEELMKNAEQAHESLETYLLSNKLITSQDLAKAYAKNYSLPFIEFVTEEMADPELLAKVQFNFLRQNIIMPIMLAGKITILVVDPLNLASIDELSMLLAKDAPIALATAGTIIDGINRYYPLEGAKKMMEDLEEDTNILENGLDLGQIEDQDILNAGAQAPVVKLVNHILFQAVKRGASDIHIEPFEKDVAVRYRVDGIMYLAFSPPKRIQGALISRLKIMANLNIAEKRMPQDGRIEIKVSDKFFDIRVSVLPVMHGERIVMRLLDKSKAFASLEDLGLSEHNAKIIKDVIQKPNGIIFVSGPTGSGKTTTLYSIVSRLNSPDVNIITVEDPVEYQITGINQVQVQNKIGFTFASALRSILRQDPDIVMIGETRDVETAQIAVQAALTGHLVLSTIHTNNAPATITRLIDMGVEPFLISSSVLAVIAQRLVRKLCENCKEQYTPTAEMIHSIGMTSPHAKTVTFYKPVGCDKCLGIGYKGRMPVFEIMVMSNALARLVIEKADANVLRAQAQHDGMKLLIQDGAWKIELGLTTIEEVLSVATLQEDTEL, encoded by the coding sequence ATGATACATGACATGTGGAAAATACTAGAAGATATGGGATTGCTTGCGCATCAAAATAAAGAAGAGCTGATGAAAAATGCAGAGCAAGCTCATGAATCTTTAGAAACATATTTACTGAGTAATAAATTAATTACATCACAAGATTTAGCAAAAGCATACGCAAAAAATTACTCATTACCATTTATAGAATTTGTAACTGAAGAGATGGCTGATCCTGAATTGTTAGCAAAGGTTCAGTTTAATTTTTTACGGCAAAATATTATTATGCCCATTATGCTTGCAGGCAAAATAACGATTTTAGTCGTAGATCCTTTAAATTTAGCTTCTATCGATGAACTATCGATGTTACTTGCAAAAGATGCACCAATCGCTCTTGCAACAGCAGGAACTATTATTGATGGTATCAATCGTTACTATCCGCTTGAAGGTGCTAAAAAAATGATGGAGGATCTTGAAGAAGATACCAATATTTTAGAAAATGGTTTAGACCTTGGACAGATCGAAGATCAAGATATTTTAAATGCAGGCGCGCAAGCACCGGTGGTTAAGCTGGTTAATCACATTCTTTTTCAGGCTGTAAAACGGGGTGCTTCTGATATTCACATTGAGCCATTTGAAAAAGATGTTGCAGTTCGTTACCGTGTTGATGGAATCATGTATCTTGCATTTTCTCCACCAAAACGAATTCAAGGTGCTTTAATATCTCGTCTTAAAATTATGGCAAATTTAAACATTGCCGAAAAACGTATGCCACAAGATGGTCGCATCGAAATTAAAGTTTCAGATAAATTTTTTGATATTCGGGTTTCTGTTTTACCCGTCATGCATGGTGAGCGAATCGTGATGCGTTTACTTGATAAGAGTAAAGCTTTTGCATCGCTTGAAGATCTTGGGTTAAGTGAGCACAATGCAAAAATTATTAAAGATGTTATTCAAAAACCAAACGGAATTATTTTTGTATCTGGTCCAACAGGTTCTGGTAAAACAACAACATTATATTCAATTGTTTCACGATTAAATTCACCAGACGTTAATATTATTACCGTTGAAGATCCGGTTGAATATCAAATTACTGGTATAAATCAAGTGCAAGTTCAAAACAAAATTGGCTTTACTTTTGCCTCAGCATTACGTTCTATTTTGCGACAAGATCCAGATATCGTGATGATCGGTGAGACGCGTGACGTAGAGACTGCACAAATTGCAGTTCAAGCAGCGTTAACTGGTCACTTAGTATTAAGTACGATTCACACCAATAATGCTCCTGCAACAATTACTCGACTTATCGATATGGGTGTTGAGCCATTTTTAATATCATCATCAGTGCTTGCTGTTATAGCTCAGAGACTTGTTCGTAAACTGTGTGAAAATTGTAAAGAACAATATACTCCAACAGCAGAGATGATACATTCTATTGGAATGACTTCTCCTCATGCAAAAACTGTAACATTTTATAAACCTGTTGGGTGCGATAAGTGTTTAGGTATTGGGTATAAAGGGCGTATGCCTGTATTTGAAATCATGGTTATGAGTAATGCGCTTGCTCGTTTGGTTATCGAAAAAGCTGATGCGAACGTTTTGCGCGCGCAGGCTCAGCATGATGGCATGAAGTTATTAATTCAGGACGGTGCATGGAAGATTGAACTTGGTTTAACCACGATTGAAGAAGTGTTATCAGTTGCAACCTTACAAGAAGACACTGAACTTTAA
- a CDS encoding outer membrane protein assembly factor BamD has translation MNNKKYFTYLSVVSLLCTYHNLMTIEKKAEQSSTQTTHITPNMSIETAEIGVQESVTPKKRSGVFNRMMPGPYCPHQSVPIRKMTLKHLNDIYEYSEHHKVDINVLTNVLERLISLSDNHAGVKKYKLQYADSHFAMNHLEIAATYYEDFATLYPSSNEAIYAAFKSIGCMFQLSLSPDRDQTNTKKTIALAKTFLKEHPGHELNAEVEEIIATCYTRLFDHEVYVFNYYVKRKKFPSARLRLDFFSKTFEGLIDNLEVKVQALTKQLELAITPVKVDKKTYVHKFLG, from the coding sequence GTGAACAATAAGAAATATTTTACCTATCTTTCGGTTGTCAGCCTTCTTTGCACTTATCATAACCTTATGACGATAGAAAAAAAAGCTGAACAATCATCAACGCAAACTACTCACATAACGCCAAATATGTCAATTGAAACAGCAGAAATCGGCGTTCAAGAATCGGTAACTCCTAAAAAAAGAAGTGGAGTTTTCAACAGAATGATGCCTGGTCCGTACTGCCCTCATCAAAGCGTTCCTATACGAAAAATGACGTTGAAACATCTTAATGATATTTATGAGTACAGTGAACATCACAAAGTTGACATTAACGTTCTTACCAACGTATTAGAACGTCTTATCTCTCTGTCTGATAACCATGCTGGTGTAAAAAAATATAAATTACAGTATGCAGACTCTCATTTTGCGATGAATCATTTAGAAATTGCTGCTACGTATTACGAAGATTTTGCAACCCTGTACCCATCAAGTAACGAAGCTATTTACGCAGCATTTAAATCTATTGGTTGCATGTTTCAGCTATCGCTCAGCCCAGATCGTGATCAAACCAACACAAAAAAAACTATTGCACTTGCAAAAACATTCTTAAAAGAACACCCAGGTCATGAGCTTAATGCAGAGGTTGAAGAGATTATAGCAACCTGCTATACACGACTTTTTGATCATGAAGTGTATGTTTTTAACTATTATGTTAAAAGAAAAAAGTTTCCATCAGCTCGCTTACGACTTGATTTTTTTTCAAAAACATTTGAAGGTTTAATTGATAACCTTGAAGTCAAAGTTCAAGCGCTTACCAAACAACTTGAGCTTGCGATAACGCCAGTTAAAGTTGATAAAAAAACATACGTCCATAAATTTCTTGGGTAA
- a CDS encoding YraN family protein, translating to MNNRSFGDAGEQFVVQYLQKNGFAVKAVNYRKFFGEIDIIACKKELYVFVEVKTRKSVTMPMGQLISRPKQQKIIKTAQTFIVEQKLQDYVYRFDVALVSVDGTGFCLEYIENAFTKPEHAYANNSY from the coding sequence ATGAATAATCGATCATTTGGTGATGCAGGCGAACAATTTGTCGTGCAATACCTACAAAAGAACGGCTTTGCTGTGAAAGCAGTTAATTACCGTAAATTTTTTGGTGAAATCGATATCATTGCCTGTAAAAAAGAGCTGTATGTCTTTGTCGAAGTTAAAACTCGTAAATCTGTAACTATGCCAATGGGTCAACTTATCAGTCGACCAAAACAACAAAAGATCATCAAAACTGCTCAGACATTTATTGTTGAACAAAAACTACAAGACTATGTCTATCGATTTGACGTTGCGCTCGTATCAGTTGACGGTACAGGATTTTGCCTTGAGTATATTGAAAACGCTTTTACCAAACCAGAACATGCTTATGCAAACAACAGCTACTAA
- a CDS encoding phosphatidate cytidylyltransferase, with protein MQTTATKNNALLRIITGIVLGAIFCTTFFYCPSQLFSLLLASILTIIVIAEWKNIFPVNSVYFWAILPFYPIAPFCMLIYLNESPTYKILVLYLFILVFTFDSASYLFGKMYGKTKIIPSISPGKSWQGAIGGYCIATLVFIAISWNNNKYIDLQTACVVSACICIIAFAGDIFESYLKRCAKIKDSSNLLPGHGGFLDRFDAIMAVSVFFFYYKVYLLALLAH; from the coding sequence ATGCAAACAACAGCTACTAAAAATAACGCTCTCCTGAGAATTATCACCGGCATAGTCCTTGGTGCAATTTTTTGCACCACTTTTTTTTATTGCCCGTCTCAACTATTTTCTCTACTGCTCGCATCAATTCTTACCATCATTGTTATCGCAGAATGGAAAAATATATTCCCGGTCAACAGCGTCTATTTTTGGGCAATTCTTCCATTCTACCCAATTGCACCATTTTGTATGTTGATATATCTCAACGAATCCCCAACCTATAAAATATTAGTTTTGTATCTGTTTATACTCGTTTTTACGTTTGATAGCGCATCATATTTGTTTGGTAAAATGTACGGAAAAACTAAAATTATACCTTCCATTAGCCCTGGTAAATCATGGCAAGGAGCTATCGGCGGCTACTGCATAGCAACCCTTGTTTTTATAGCTATCAGCTGGAATAACAATAAATATATTGATCTGCAAACTGCTTGTGTAGTCAGCGCATGTATTTGCATCATTGCATTTGCTGGAGACATTTTTGAATCGTACCTGAAACGCTGTGCTAAAATTAAAGACTCAAGTAATCTGTTGCCTGGTCATGGCGGCTTTCTTGATCGATTCGATGCGATTATGGCAGTTTCGGTATTTTTCTTTTATTACAAAGTTTATCTACTTGCACTCTTAGCACATTAA
- the hisS gene encoding histidine--tRNA ligase, whose translation MFFRIKGTQDNLDSRFVQGVLQIVMQHLANYNFQQISTPIIESTTLFERGLGIATDVVGKEMFTVESKSDREQICLRPEMTAGTVRAFVEQQGSLVLPWKVFSYGPVFRYERPQKGRYRQFHQVSIESLGTSSVMYDAFFISMLDTLFAEKLSIENYVLQINFLGQQEDRDIFKAHLYEFLTTHEAILCATCIQRKDTNILRVFDCKNETCSNLYKTAPQIVDHLTPDSKREWELLCQQLHQLSVTFTHNPYLVRGLDYYNKTVFEFIGTTLGAQNTFCGGGRYDTLATQLGSKEQVPAVGAGIGVERLLMLLEDQQAKFEIPKRSLVCIVPCQAQQNGTALLIADSLQAAGVCVDVLLDEASLKSKIRKANKLQAMYVAVIGDDEQAGNYVTIKNMITGKDDKVSQADLADFFAAIR comes from the coding sequence ATGTTTTTTCGAATTAAAGGTACGCAAGATAATTTAGACTCTCGATTTGTACAAGGTGTCCTGCAAATCGTTATGCAGCATCTTGCAAATTATAATTTTCAACAAATTTCGACCCCTATTATAGAATCGACTACTTTGTTTGAACGTGGACTTGGTATTGCAACTGATGTGGTTGGCAAAGAAATGTTTACGGTCGAGTCAAAAAGTGATCGTGAACAGATTTGTCTGCGTCCAGAGATGACAGCAGGGACTGTTCGAGCTTTTGTAGAACAACAAGGTTCATTGGTTTTGCCGTGGAAAGTGTTTTCGTATGGACCAGTTTTTCGCTATGAACGCCCACAAAAAGGTCGTTACCGTCAGTTTCATCAGGTGAGTATCGAATCACTGGGAACAAGCTCAGTCATGTACGATGCATTTTTTATCAGCATGCTTGATACGTTGTTTGCAGAAAAACTATCGATCGAAAATTATGTTCTCCAGATTAACTTTTTAGGCCAGCAAGAAGATCGCGATATTTTTAAAGCTCATTTGTATGAATTTTTGACAACGCATGAAGCAATTTTATGTGCAACGTGCATCCAACGAAAAGACACCAATATTTTACGAGTGTTTGATTGCAAAAATGAGACCTGTAGCAACCTGTACAAAACGGCACCACAAATTGTTGATCATTTAACGCCCGACAGCAAACGTGAATGGGAGTTATTGTGTCAGCAGTTACATCAATTATCCGTAACATTTACGCATAACCCATACCTAGTTCGTGGACTTGATTATTACAACAAAACGGTATTTGAATTTATTGGCACAACACTTGGCGCTCAAAATACATTTTGTGGTGGTGGTCGTTATGATACTCTTGCAACACAACTTGGCAGCAAAGAACAAGTTCCGGCCGTAGGAGCAGGCATTGGCGTTGAACGATTATTGATGCTACTTGAAGATCAACAAGCAAAATTTGAGATTCCAAAACGCTCTTTGGTGTGCATTGTACCATGTCAGGCTCAGCAGAATGGCACCGCGTTACTGATTGCTGACAGTTTACAGGCAGCAGGTGTTTGTGTCGATGTGTTGCTTGATGAAGCATCATTAAAAAGCAAAATACGCAAAGCAAACAAATTACAGGCAATGTATGTTGCGGTGATTGGCGATGATGAACAAGCTGGTAATTATGTGACGATAAAAAACATGATAACTGGTAAAGATGACAAAGTTTCTCAAGCCGATTTAGCAGATTTCTTTGCAGCGATACGCTAA